One Pedococcus aerophilus DNA window includes the following coding sequences:
- a CDS encoding oligosaccharide flippase family protein, with amino-acid sequence MNTVRATEVRTTTTSAATPATQAAGATGATGATGARGLLRGGSLLAVAMLVANVGNYVLNLYLGRVLTPAEFSDANLMVTFLFTLTSIALCLQLVAARFVARTDQLGFAGDSDRLARRLRRIALVAGVLTAAVLAGAAPFWSTVFQTASAWPFVILAVGVPFWLVQAVGRGVMQARLMFPALAVSFVIEMLTRVGLGVLLVSSGMGVAGATTALSVSFVVTCAAVTIAGRSHHERTGSGIPGHEVRSYAALVSVLLVGQIVANNSDIFVAKAFLEPSEAGIYAAVALVGRAVFFLAWSVATVVFPVVARRHASGGDSTTVLRGGLLAVVAIGCACSVGALLLGGPVLAVVLGPTYGHLSGALAAYAGMTTLFAVGNLVASFRLSQSRVLESWLLLGASGLQLVLLLRWHADLTELITVQYVAMATLILVLGTLAVAGRSWPSNPTPREVLP; translated from the coding sequence GTGAACACCGTCCGGGCGACCGAAGTCAGGACCACCACGACCAGCGCAGCCACCCCCGCCACCCAAGCCGCTGGGGCCACCGGGGCCACCGGGGCCACCGGGGCTCGCGGGCTGCTGCGCGGTGGGTCGCTGCTCGCGGTCGCGATGCTCGTCGCCAACGTCGGCAACTACGTCCTCAACCTCTACCTCGGCCGCGTCCTCACACCCGCAGAGTTCTCGGACGCCAACCTCATGGTGACCTTCCTGTTCACGCTGACGTCCATCGCCCTGTGCCTGCAGCTCGTGGCGGCGCGGTTCGTCGCCCGCACCGACCAGCTGGGCTTCGCCGGCGACTCCGACCGGCTCGCCCGCCGCCTGCGGCGCATCGCGCTGGTCGCCGGTGTCCTCACCGCCGCCGTGCTGGCCGGCGCGGCCCCGTTCTGGTCCACCGTCTTCCAGACCGCCTCCGCCTGGCCGTTCGTCATCCTTGCCGTGGGTGTGCCCTTCTGGCTGGTCCAGGCGGTCGGCCGCGGGGTCATGCAGGCCCGACTGATGTTCCCGGCCCTGGCCGTCTCCTTCGTCATCGAGATGCTCACGAGAGTGGGTCTCGGGGTGCTGCTGGTCTCCTCCGGGATGGGTGTGGCAGGCGCCACGACAGCCCTGTCCGTCTCCTTCGTCGTCACCTGCGCCGCCGTCACCATCGCCGGCCGCTCCCACCACGAGCGGACCGGCTCCGGGATCCCGGGGCACGAGGTGCGCTCCTACGCAGCCCTGGTGTCGGTGCTGCTCGTGGGTCAGATCGTCGCCAACAACAGCGACATCTTCGTCGCGAAGGCCTTCCTCGAGCCCTCGGAGGCCGGCATCTACGCGGCGGTCGCCCTCGTGGGACGGGCGGTCTTCTTCCTCGCGTGGTCGGTGGCCACGGTGGTCTTCCCGGTCGTAGCCCGTCGCCACGCCTCCGGCGGCGACTCCACGACGGTGCTGCGCGGCGGCCTGCTCGCTGTGGTGGCCATCGGCTGCGCGTGCTCCGTGGGGGCACTGCTTCTCGGCGGACCCGTGCTCGCTGTCGTCCTGGGACCGACCTACGGCCACCTCTCCGGTGCTCTTGCCGCCTACGCGGGGATGACCACCCTGTTCGCCGTCGGCAACCTCGTCGCCAGCTTCCGCCTGTCCCAGTCGCGGGTGCTGGAGTCGTGGCTCCTGCTCGGAGCCTCGGGCCTGCAGCTCGTCCTGCTCCTGCGGTGGCACGCCGACCTCACCGAGCTCATCACCGTGCAGTACGTGGCCATGGCGACCCTGATCCTCGTGCTCGGCACGCTCGCGGTCGCCGGTCGCTCCTGGCCGTCCAACCCCACCCCCCGAGAGGTTCTGCCATGA
- a CDS encoding phosphomannose isomerase type II C-terminal cupin domain: MTTFATESPSRSRLAVPVTEPRPWGSFTILALNEPASVKLITVAPGGRLSLQRHEHRAETWLVLDPGLEVLVGDRSWVAQVGEVVHVPLGEVHRMSSSHGEVRVLEVVLDRFDEDDIERLDDAYGRA, encoded by the coding sequence ATGACCACCTTCGCCACCGAATCCCCCTCTCGCAGCCGGCTCGCGGTCCCCGTCACCGAGCCCAGGCCGTGGGGATCGTTCACCATCCTGGCCCTCAACGAGCCGGCCAGCGTCAAGCTCATCACGGTCGCCCCCGGAGGTCGGCTGAGCCTGCAGCGCCACGAGCACCGCGCCGAGACGTGGCTGGTCCTGGACCCGGGCCTCGAGGTCCTCGTCGGTGACCGGTCCTGGGTGGCTCAGGTGGGCGAGGTCGTGCATGTGCCGCTGGGCGAGGTGCACCGGATGTCGTCGAGCCACGGTGAGGTCAGGGTCCTGGAGGTGGTCCTCGACCGCTTCGACGAGGACGACATCGAGCGTCTCGACGACGCCTACGGCCGAGCCTGA
- a CDS encoding glycosyltransferase — protein sequence MTELLTAKTGGATRTGLRIGVISAFPPGRNSLNEFGYHLVRHLSRLDEVDDVVVYSDVTDSGDPDPMDKVTFRPCWRFNSWATLRSIPKEVARTSPDAVILNLQFASFGDRRVPGALGLLVPALLRLRRVPTLLILHNLADNVDMKDAGFAGSALTARLMTAAGRLLTRALLRADLVALTIPRYVEFLRSSYGATNAILAPHGSFEETALPSFTVPPGRRTIMAFGKWGTYKTVDMLVEAYRVLLARGYDDIGLVLAGTDSPNSAGYMADAAQRYADVPHLSFPGYIAEADVAPLFLGSSVVAFPYTSTTGSSGVLHQAGEYGRAAVLPRIGDLVDIIEEEGFQGVYFEPGDVVSLADAIAEVLDDPARQEAIGRRNFAAATGIPMSEVVQWHVAHIDRLLERSASR from the coding sequence GTGACTGAGCTGCTCACCGCCAAGACCGGTGGAGCCACGCGTACCGGGCTGCGCATCGGCGTCATCTCGGCCTTTCCCCCGGGGCGCAACAGCCTCAACGAGTTCGGGTACCACCTCGTCCGGCACCTGTCCCGCCTCGACGAGGTCGACGACGTGGTCGTCTACTCGGACGTGACGGACTCCGGCGACCCGGACCCGATGGACAAGGTGACGTTCCGTCCGTGCTGGCGGTTCAACTCCTGGGCGACGCTGCGCTCCATCCCGAAGGAGGTGGCCAGGACCAGTCCTGACGCCGTCATCCTCAACCTCCAGTTCGCCTCGTTCGGCGACCGCCGTGTCCCGGGGGCGCTCGGCCTGCTCGTCCCTGCCCTGCTGCGGCTTCGTCGCGTACCGACCCTGCTGATCCTGCACAACCTCGCGGACAACGTGGACATGAAGGACGCGGGCTTCGCGGGGTCGGCGCTGACGGCCCGGTTGATGACGGCTGCCGGGCGGCTGTTGACCCGGGCGCTGCTGCGTGCCGACCTCGTGGCGCTGACCATCCCCCGCTACGTCGAGTTCCTCAGGTCCAGCTACGGAGCCACGAACGCCATCCTCGCGCCTCATGGCAGCTTCGAGGAGACCGCCCTGCCCTCGTTCACCGTGCCCCCCGGGCGCCGCACCATCATGGCCTTCGGGAAGTGGGGCACCTACAAGACGGTCGACATGCTCGTCGAGGCCTACCGCGTGCTCCTGGCCCGCGGCTACGACGACATCGGTCTGGTGCTCGCCGGGACCGACAGCCCCAACTCCGCCGGATACATGGCCGACGCTGCGCAGCGGTATGCCGACGTGCCGCACCTCTCCTTCCCCGGCTACATCGCCGAGGCCGACGTCGCACCGCTGTTCCTCGGCTCGTCCGTCGTCGCCTTCCCGTACACCTCGACGACGGGCAGCTCGGGTGTCCTGCACCAGGCCGGCGAGTACGGCCGGGCCGCCGTGCTGCCCCGGATCGGCGACCTGGTCGACATCATCGAGGAAGAAGGCTTCCAGGGCGTCTACTTCGAGCCCGGTGACGTGGTGAGCCTGGCCGATGCGATCGCCGAGGTCCTCGACGACCCGGCCAGGCAGGAAGCGATCGGTCGACGCAACTTCGCTGCGGCGACCGGGATCCCCATGTCCGAGGTCGTACAGTGGCACGTCGCCCACATCGACCGGCTCCTCGAGAGATCGGCATCACGGTGA
- a CDS encoding ATP-binding protein, producing the protein MGSWWRVAAGRRRVFFALVVPAVLAVVATVVLGALTASSARALSDNVKVTQDLVDGNVRTLSQVQRELLRLQASLDPTATDADRIELSRALATQRIQEGTLDYQGRTLGDSDLLARSRGLAAVWSRELDPQVRAIVADPGTLTPQSASTLRAEVMALELRYNQLVSDAEILRKRDAAAANAATRDLVRDTRLLLGGLGFTLVALVVLVAGMIWFLNSARSAQLAQTARLHDARALLQRHSVAVQTTDNLVVITDELGRIEWVNDAFTRRTGYDLADVVGSAPGSLLQGPDTDPATVAFMRDRLAALHPFTCEVLNYSRTGEPYWVALEVRPILEETGHVTGFVAVQSDVTKRRLTEDALRAAKETAEETARAKEQFLANMSHEIRTPLNAVLGLTELLLDTDMGEEQRLYVTTAYQSGVHLLALVNDILDFSALESGRLELESTAADVRAVIAQVFAMLTPIADRAGLALTWEADGVPSSVLTDVVRLRQLLINLVGNGLKFTPHGSVSVRASFRPDPSRLAIGDQRAGDLVLEVADTGVGIPADRLDRIFGAFTQGDASTTRTHGGTGLGLAICRRIAQRLGGDIAVVSTPGTGSTFTVTVPVTASDAVAGTEVETRDGTAAEGGGQLGLAVLLAEDDRVNQMVATRMLRRLGIEVDVAADGVEALEAAAAKDYDVILMDVNMPNLDGLSATRQLRQRTGHQPRVVALTANAAEGDRDKVMAAGMDEYLSKPYTLHDLRQVLSQMQASPVG; encoded by the coding sequence ATGGGGTCCTGGTGGCGGGTCGCGGCGGGGCGGCGGCGGGTGTTCTTCGCCCTGGTCGTCCCCGCCGTGCTGGCCGTGGTCGCGACGGTCGTGCTGGGTGCCCTGACGGCCAGCTCGGCCCGCGCCCTGAGTGACAACGTCAAGGTGACCCAGGACCTCGTCGACGGCAACGTCCGCACCCTGAGCCAGGTCCAGCGTGAGCTCCTGCGCCTGCAGGCGTCGCTCGATCCGACCGCCACCGATGCCGATCGCATCGAGCTCTCCCGCGCCCTTGCGACACAACGGATCCAGGAAGGGACGCTGGACTACCAGGGCCGGACCCTCGGTGACTCCGACCTCCTGGCGCGCTCGCGCGGGCTCGCTGCCGTGTGGAGCAGGGAGTTGGACCCGCAGGTCCGCGCCATCGTGGCCGATCCCGGCACCTTGACGCCGCAGAGCGCCTCCACCCTGCGAGCCGAGGTCATGGCCCTCGAGCTTCGCTACAACCAGCTGGTCTCCGACGCCGAGATCCTGCGCAAGCGGGACGCGGCTGCCGCCAACGCCGCCACGCGTGACCTGGTCCGGGACACGCGCCTGCTGCTCGGCGGGCTCGGGTTCACCCTCGTCGCGCTGGTCGTGCTGGTTGCCGGCATGATCTGGTTCCTCAACAGCGCACGCAGCGCGCAGCTCGCGCAGACGGCACGCCTGCACGACGCCCGGGCGCTGCTCCAGCGCCACTCGGTCGCGGTCCAGACGACCGACAACCTCGTCGTCATCACCGACGAGCTGGGCCGGATCGAGTGGGTGAACGACGCCTTCACGCGCCGCACCGGGTACGACCTCGCCGACGTGGTGGGCTCGGCACCAGGCAGCCTGCTCCAGGGGCCCGACACCGACCCCGCCACGGTGGCCTTCATGCGCGATCGGCTCGCCGCGCTCCACCCCTTCACGTGCGAGGTCCTCAACTACTCGCGGACGGGAGAGCCCTACTGGGTGGCGCTCGAGGTCCGCCCCATCCTCGAGGAGACGGGACACGTGACCGGTTTCGTGGCCGTCCAGTCCGACGTCACCAAGCGCCGACTCACCGAGGACGCCCTGCGCGCGGCCAAGGAGACGGCGGAGGAGACCGCCCGCGCCAAGGAGCAGTTCCTCGCGAACATGAGCCACGAGATCCGCACGCCCCTCAACGCCGTGCTGGGTCTCACCGAGCTCCTGCTCGACACCGACATGGGTGAGGAGCAGCGGCTCTACGTCACCACGGCGTACCAGAGCGGTGTCCACCTGCTGGCGCTGGTCAACGACATCCTGGACTTCAGCGCCCTCGAGAGCGGCCGGCTCGAGCTCGAGTCGACCGCGGCCGACGTCCGCGCGGTCATCGCCCAGGTGTTCGCCATGCTCACCCCCATCGCCGACCGGGCGGGCCTCGCCCTGACCTGGGAAGCGGACGGTGTGCCCAGCTCGGTCCTCACCGACGTGGTGCGGTTGCGGCAGCTGCTCATCAACCTCGTCGGGAACGGGCTCAAGTTCACCCCGCACGGGTCTGTCTCGGTCCGCGCGAGCTTCCGTCCCGACCCCTCACGCCTGGCGATAGGGGACCAGAGGGCGGGGGACCTCGTCCTGGAGGTGGCCGACACCGGTGTGGGCATCCCCGCCGACCGCCTGGACCGGATCTTCGGGGCCTTCACCCAGGGCGATGCCTCCACCACCCGTACGCACGGAGGGACCGGGCTGGGGCTGGCGATCTGTCGACGGATCGCCCAGCGGCTCGGTGGTGACATCGCTGTGGTGTCCACGCCCGGTACCGGTTCCACCTTCACGGTCACCGTGCCGGTGACCGCCTCGGACGCCGTGGCCGGCACCGAGGTCGAGACCCGTGACGGGACGGCGGCTGAGGGGGGCGGGCAGCTCGGACTTGCGGTGCTCCTCGCCGAGGACGACCGCGTCAACCAGATGGTGGCCACGAGGATGCTTCGGCGACTGGGGATCGAGGTCGACGTGGCCGCCGACGGAGTGGAGGCCCTGGAGGCTGCGGCCGCGAAGGACTACGACGTCATCCTCATGGACGTCAACATGCCCAACCTCGACGGGCTCTCTGCGACGCGTCAGCTGCGTCAACGCACCGGGCACCAGCCGCGGGTTGTCGCACTGACGGCCAACGCTGCCGAGGGCGACCGGGACAAGGTGATGGCAGCCGGCATGGACGAGTACCTCAGCAAGCCCTACACCCTGCACGACCTGCGGCAGGTGCTCTCGCAGATGCAGGCCTCGCCTGTCGGCTGA
- a CDS encoding polysaccharide pyruvyl transferase family protein, which produces MSTQGRDIVFLGTHGQYNIGDELLLDTFLTQLGPQHRYVVNSYDPQFTREQLAGRFEVEVIDTAKDRRALLGALRRCDLLVFGGGSIIKELYASTGRNRYATLLMILAIVTFTRRVVRKPIAMLNVGVGPLRSPRGLRLAKLILSQVDLLTVRDERSVATCRSIGVPAVAATDAVFSVDREFLLGAGQPPTEQLTPDDETGEDPRRVRVALNLNYDIENPDSWEQFQARLATCLEQLDGQCPIEVHALPMQAGFKENDDVKVIDAFMARLPSVPFVRHDLTSHRDAARLLASCDIVVSERLHAIVMAAILGVPSLVLAYDVKVRELAKMLGVEPWCVDINQSIDVDDVRERLVRLIAQRTAVGGQVESRSAELREQARANFDDARRWASR; this is translated from the coding sequence ATGAGCACGCAAGGACGAGACATCGTGTTCCTCGGAACACATGGGCAGTACAACATCGGGGACGAGCTGCTGCTCGACACCTTCCTCACCCAGCTGGGACCGCAGCACCGGTACGTCGTGAACAGCTACGACCCGCAGTTCACGCGGGAGCAGCTGGCAGGACGCTTCGAGGTCGAGGTGATCGACACGGCCAAGGACCGCCGTGCCCTGCTGGGAGCGCTGCGCCGCTGCGACCTGCTGGTCTTCGGGGGCGGCTCGATCATCAAGGAGCTGTATGCGTCGACGGGCCGCAACCGGTACGCGACGCTGCTGATGATCCTGGCGATCGTGACCTTCACCCGCCGCGTCGTGCGCAAGCCGATCGCGATGCTCAACGTGGGCGTCGGGCCGCTACGCAGTCCTCGCGGCCTCCGGCTCGCTAAGCTGATCCTGTCCCAGGTCGACCTGCTCACCGTCCGCGACGAGCGGTCGGTGGCCACGTGCCGGTCGATCGGGGTGCCGGCCGTGGCCGCGACGGACGCGGTGTTCTCGGTCGATCGAGAGTTCCTGCTCGGAGCCGGCCAACCGCCGACGGAGCAACTGACGCCGGACGACGAGACAGGTGAGGACCCGCGTAGGGTGCGGGTGGCGCTCAACCTGAACTACGACATCGAGAACCCGGACAGCTGGGAGCAGTTCCAGGCGCGGCTGGCCACCTGCTTGGAGCAGCTCGACGGGCAGTGCCCCATCGAGGTCCACGCCCTGCCCATGCAGGCGGGCTTCAAGGAGAACGACGACGTCAAGGTCATCGATGCGTTCATGGCACGCCTGCCCTCGGTGCCGTTCGTGCGCCACGACCTGACGTCGCACCGGGACGCGGCTCGACTGCTCGCGAGCTGCGACATCGTGGTCAGCGAACGCCTGCACGCCATCGTCATGGCTGCCATCCTCGGTGTTCCGTCACTCGTGCTCGCCTACGACGTCAAGGTCCGCGAGCTCGCGAAGATGCTGGGGGTGGAGCCGTGGTGCGTCGACATCAACCAGTCCATCGACGTCGATGACGTCCGTGAGCGGCTGGTCCGCCTGATCGCCCAACGGACAGCGGTGGGCGGGCAGGTCGAGAGCCGCAGCGCCGAGCTGCGCGAGCAGGCGCGCGCCAACTTCGACGACGCCCGCCGGTGGGCGTCGCGCTGA
- a CDS encoding molybdopterin-dependent oxidoreductase — MTTSPVRRRVAGALMTCGVLTLALGGCTSEAPTAGPATTARSTGAQVGNASYTVVSQPTLKPGDPAPAPTGKVVLTLTGDFAQGPEVELDLAGLERLGTVEYSVLDKQAEGRRATFRGVLVSTLLQWLGAEDATTMHAVALNDYAVDIPVSDTAKFPVLLATSVDGERMSVERYGPTRFVYPTDGVGLDPTVYDPRWIWQLKSIEVE; from the coding sequence ATGACCACTTCTCCTGTGCGCCGTCGCGTGGCGGGCGCCCTCATGACCTGCGGTGTCCTCACCCTCGCGCTGGGGGGCTGCACCTCGGAAGCGCCGACGGCCGGGCCGGCGACAACGGCACGGTCGACCGGTGCGCAGGTCGGCAATGCTTCATACACCGTCGTCTCCCAACCCACCCTGAAGCCCGGCGACCCTGCCCCTGCCCCCACGGGCAAGGTCGTGCTCACCCTCACCGGCGACTTCGCGCAGGGGCCGGAGGTCGAGCTGGACCTCGCGGGTCTGGAACGGCTGGGGACGGTCGAGTACTCGGTCCTCGACAAGCAGGCGGAGGGGCGCAGGGCCACCTTCCGCGGTGTCCTGGTCAGCACCCTGCTGCAGTGGTTGGGGGCCGAGGACGCGACCACCATGCATGCCGTCGCGCTCAACGACTACGCGGTGGACATCCCGGTGTCCGACACCGCCAAGTTCCCCGTGCTCCTCGCCACCTCCGTCGACGGTGAGCGGATGTCGGTGGAGCGGTACGGCCCCACCCGCTTCGTCTACCCCACCGACGGGGTCGGCCTGGACCCGACGGTCTACGACCCCCGCTGGATCTGGCAGCTGAAGTCCATCGAGGTCGAGTAG
- a CDS encoding NUDIX hydrolase family protein has protein sequence MSPLELDRNESWLSREELDAARGRLPILYVDAVPVRVDDRGVLTAVGLLLRASDGEINRELVSGRVLYHERVRDALVRHLEKDLGPMALPQIPASPQPFTVAEYFPTPGVTPFHDPRQHAVSLAFVVPVAGDCQPQQDALDLAWLTPQEAMDPGLLADMDNGHGVLLRQAMGHLGHAV, from the coding sequence ATGAGCCCCCTCGAACTCGACCGCAATGAGTCCTGGCTGTCCCGCGAGGAGCTCGATGCCGCCCGTGGGCGGCTGCCGATCCTCTACGTCGACGCCGTCCCGGTCCGGGTCGACGACCGCGGTGTCCTCACGGCGGTCGGCCTGCTGCTGCGCGCCTCCGACGGCGAGATCAACCGCGAGCTCGTGTCGGGCCGGGTGCTCTACCACGAGCGGGTCCGCGACGCCCTCGTCCGGCACCTCGAGAAGGACCTCGGCCCGATGGCGCTGCCGCAGATCCCGGCGAGCCCGCAGCCGTTCACCGTCGCGGAGTACTTCCCCACCCCGGGCGTCACGCCGTTCCACGACCCCCGCCAGCACGCGGTGTCGCTGGCGTTCGTCGTGCCGGTGGCGGGTGACTGCCAGCCCCAGCAGGACGCGCTCGACCTGGCCTGGCTCACTCCGCAGGAGGCCATGGATCCCGGCCTGCTCGCCGACATGGACAACGGCCACGGGGTGCTGCTGCGCCAGGCGATGGGCCACCTCGGCCACGCCGTCTGA
- a CDS encoding ECF transporter S component produces MTSRRNAVALRPRSTAALVLVSVAGLLAFLWPLFATADSRLGQNADAPLVFALLLPLLLAVVLFEISEGGLDVKAIAMLGVLSAVGAALRPLGAGTAGLETVFFLLVLGGRVFGPGFGFVLGSTTLFASALVTGGVGPWLPYQMVGAAWVGLGAGLLPRVPPRWELALLAAYGAVAGLLYGLALNFSFWPFATGLGGDLSFVAGDPAWENLRRFGLFSLATSAWWDLGRAVTNVVLIVVTGRAVLGTLRRASRRAAFDAEGTFDAPAATAPEPATRHTLSG; encoded by the coding sequence ATGACCTCCCGGCGCAACGCCGTCGCCCTGCGACCGCGCTCGACCGCAGCCCTCGTCCTCGTCTCGGTCGCCGGTCTGCTCGCGTTCCTCTGGCCGCTGTTCGCCACCGCCGACTCGCGCCTGGGCCAGAACGCCGACGCCCCCCTCGTCTTCGCACTGCTCCTGCCGCTGCTGCTGGCCGTGGTGCTGTTCGAGATCAGCGAGGGTGGCCTCGACGTCAAGGCCATCGCCATGCTCGGCGTCCTGTCTGCCGTCGGGGCGGCCCTGCGCCCCCTCGGCGCCGGCACCGCAGGCCTGGAGACGGTGTTCTTCCTGCTCGTCCTCGGCGGCCGGGTCTTCGGGCCGGGGTTCGGCTTCGTGCTGGGGTCGACGACGTTGTTCGCCTCTGCGCTGGTGACCGGTGGCGTGGGCCCGTGGCTGCCCTACCAGATGGTGGGTGCCGCCTGGGTCGGCCTCGGTGCTGGCCTGCTCCCCCGGGTGCCCCCACGCTGGGAGCTGGCCCTGCTGGCGGCGTATGGCGCCGTGGCCGGCCTGCTCTACGGCCTCGCCCTCAACTTCTCGTTCTGGCCCTTCGCCACCGGCCTGGGTGGTGACCTGTCGTTCGTCGCGGGTGACCCCGCCTGGGAGAACCTGCGGCGCTTCGGGCTCTTCTCCCTCGCCACCTCGGCGTGGTGGGACCTGGGCCGGGCCGTCACGAACGTCGTGCTCATCGTCGTGACCGGGCGCGCCGTGCTCGGCACCCTCCGTCGGGCCTCCCGCCGGGCCGCCTTCGACGCCGAGGGCACCTTCGACGCACCGGCTGCCACCGCGCCCGAGCCGGCCACGCGGCATACCCTGTCTGGGTGA
- a CDS encoding FAD-binding oxidoreductase, which translates to MTLPESLSSRAVTDPDVKATYGIDESVGALAPDRYEVVRARDLGDVVDVLAHAQATGTPVVPQGARSGLAGGSVALDGGIVLSLEGLTTITELDAVEGIAVVQPGVINADLKAAAAAEGLFYPPDPASSAFCSIGGNVATNAGGLCCVKYGVTADYVRGLEVVLAGGEVIRTGHRTAKGVAGLDLTGLFVGSEGTLGVVTEVVTKLVPAPDPALTALATFDSLSAASDAIVALRRERHRPSLLELLDEPTLAAVQAIADYGFPTGCAAVLIVQADRPGHTAEDVQRYAALLEEAGATEVAVADDAQESEALLAGRRALHHALVAKGTHFIEDVCVPVRQLTDLITAGHEISARTGVEITMSGHGGDGNLHPSFFYDAGDDDSRHRAEEAFGELVKVALGMGGTITGEHGVGSLKARWLPDEVGAASIERQRAVKALFDPRGILNPGRVYWS; encoded by the coding sequence GTGACTTTGCCCGAATCGCTGTCATCCCGTGCCGTCACCGACCCCGACGTCAAGGCGACGTACGGCATCGACGAGTCGGTCGGCGCGCTCGCGCCGGACCGCTACGAGGTGGTGCGCGCCCGTGACCTCGGGGACGTCGTGGACGTGCTGGCCCACGCGCAGGCCACGGGGACCCCCGTGGTCCCGCAGGGCGCGCGCAGCGGGCTCGCCGGTGGGTCGGTGGCCCTGGACGGCGGCATCGTGCTGTCCCTCGAAGGACTCACGACGATCACCGAGCTCGACGCGGTCGAGGGCATCGCGGTCGTGCAGCCCGGGGTCATCAACGCCGACCTCAAGGCCGCCGCAGCCGCCGAGGGCCTGTTCTACCCGCCCGACCCGGCCTCGTCCGCGTTCTGCAGCATCGGGGGCAACGTCGCCACCAACGCCGGTGGCCTGTGCTGCGTGAAGTACGGCGTCACCGCCGACTACGTGCGCGGGCTCGAGGTGGTGCTCGCCGGCGGTGAGGTCATCCGCACCGGCCACCGCACGGCCAAGGGTGTCGCAGGGCTGGACCTCACGGGTCTGTTCGTCGGGTCGGAGGGCACGCTCGGGGTGGTCACCGAGGTGGTGACCAAGCTCGTCCCCGCACCCGACCCTGCGCTGACTGCCCTCGCGACCTTCGACAGCCTGTCCGCCGCCAGCGACGCGATCGTGGCCCTGCGCCGCGAGCGCCACCGCCCGAGCCTGCTCGAGCTGCTCGACGAGCCCACCCTCGCCGCGGTCCAGGCCATCGCCGACTACGGCTTCCCCACCGGGTGCGCGGCGGTGCTCATCGTCCAGGCCGACCGTCCCGGACACACCGCGGAGGACGTCCAGCGGTATGCCGCGCTGCTCGAGGAGGCGGGCGCGACCGAGGTCGCCGTCGCCGACGACGCGCAGGAGAGCGAGGCCCTGCTCGCCGGTCGACGGGCCCTGCACCACGCGCTCGTCGCCAAGGGCACCCACTTCATCGAGGACGTGTGCGTCCCGGTCCGCCAGCTCACCGACCTCATCACGGCCGGCCACGAGATCTCGGCCCGCACCGGGGTCGAGATCACGATGTCGGGCCACGGTGGCGACGGCAACCTGCACCCGTCCTTCTTCTACGACGCCGGCGACGACGACAGTCGCCACCGGGCGGAGGAGGCGTTCGGCGAGCTGGTGAAGGTGGCGCTCGGCATGGGCGGCACGATCACCGGGGAGCACGGCGTGGGCTCGCTCAAGGCGCGCTGGCTGCCCGACGAGGTCGGCGCGGCGTCGATCGAGCGGCAGCGGGCGGTCAAGGCGCTGTTCGACCCGCGCGGGATCCTCAACCCCGGACGCGTGTACTGGTCCTGA
- a CDS encoding Hpt domain-containing protein: MDEDDPQWPDAALAAMADQLGGEDIVLEVVAVYLECLPERLAAMSADALHSREEMGRAAHSLKSASAQLGLHDLSQSCARLEQLARDDGGADVRAAADDVTLRAQVAQEALTRWSAGRT, translated from the coding sequence ATGGACGAGGACGACCCTCAGTGGCCGGACGCCGCCCTGGCGGCCATGGCCGACCAGCTCGGTGGGGAGGACATCGTCCTCGAGGTGGTCGCGGTGTACCTCGAGTGCCTGCCGGAACGGCTCGCCGCCATGTCGGCCGACGCCCTGCACTCCCGCGAGGAGATGGGTCGCGCGGCGCACAGCCTGAAGTCGGCCAGCGCCCAGCTCGGGCTCCACGACCTGTCGCAGAGCTGCGCCCGTCTGGAGCAGCTGGCGCGCGACGACGGGGGCGCAGACGTGCGCGCCGCTGCCGACGACGTCACCCTGCGGGCGCAGGTGGCTCAGGAAGCCCTCACCCGGTGGAGCGCCGGTCGGACGTGA